The uncultured Paludibaculum sp. sequence ACCGGATTTCGTTTTTCTACTTCGTCACGGTAAACAATCCGTCGTGCACCCTGCTTTCCAACCGCAGAAGGCGCGCCTTGCTGGAGGTCGCGGAAGAGGTGTCACGGGCGCAGAACCGCAGGATTCCGATCATCTATGATCTGGCATACGAGTTGCTCTTGCACGATCCGGCGGTGGAGCCCTTCGAATCTGTATTGCCGCGGGACACTTCGGGAATCGCCTTCGAGATCGGGACGCTTTCGAAAATCCTGGCGCCGGCCCTGCGGATCGGCTACATCCTGGGTCCGGATGGGCCGCTGATGAATGCGCTGGTGCAGAAGACGAGCGACACGGGTTTCAGCGCTCCCCTGTTTGTGCAGGAGATGGCGAGTTATCTGCTGGATCACAAAATCGACGAGCAATTGCGCAGCGTCAATGCGGGCTACCGCGAGAAGGCGCTGGCCGTGCGAGTGGGCATCGAGCAGCATCTGGGCGGGCAGATCGAGGAGTGCCGCGGCGGCAGCGCGGGCTTCTACTTCTACCTCACACTCCGCGAGGTGGAGACGCATCCGAAGTCGGCGTTTTTCCAGTACCTCACCCGGACAACCGGCGATCCAGAGGTGGATCAACTGGCGGGCTCGAAACGGCCTCGGGTGCTGTACATCCCAGGCGAGTATTGCGTTCACCCGGGCGGCGAACTGGCCACGAAGGGCCGGCGCCAGTTGAGGCTGTCCTATGGCTTCGAGCATGCCCCGCGCATCGTGGAGGCGCTCAGCCTGATGCGGGAGGCGGCGGAGTACGCCTTGCGCGCCGGGGAGGACGGCTCTTTCGTGGCCGCCGGGCAGCCTGCGCGGGAGCGGAGATAGGAAGATGCGATTCGCTTCCTGTGTCCCGCTTGTGCAGATGGCGGGGTGGCGCCGCTACGCGGGACCGCAGTCGAGACTCTACGGTGTCAAGCTGCCGGCAAACGTGCACCGACTGCCCGGAGATGCGGGCCCATAGCCACTGACCTCAATGCATCCGGTGGCGGTGGACAGCACGTGAGCAGGCGCAAACCAATGGCCACCGGACTGGTAGGAGGCCAGTTCGCCCTGGATTTTCTCCACCATGGCCGGACTCCAACCCGCCCGACGAAAGTGGGGATCCACCCGGAGGACCACAGGATTCTCCACCCTCAGAAAACGAAGATACATGGGCACGGAGGAGACCGCCTCCCACTCGCCGGCGCCGCGTGTGTAGAGCACTACTGGCTCGCCAGGCCTCTTCCTCGCCTGCTCGGCCGCGCGCTGTACCGTGGTGGAGAACTTCCGCGTCACCACCACGTTGTATTCGATCAACGGGCTCAGAAACTGGAGATTGTGCCAGGAGACGAAGAGCAGCGCCGCGGACAGCAGACCGCCGCCCCCCCACAGAAGTCCGGACCACGAAGATTGGAGCGTGTCACGCTCCTGCCAGAACGAGATCACGGGCACAAACAGGGCAAAGCCGATCAGCGCCTCACCGGGGAACGCGTAGCGGGTAGCGCTATCCCAACCGCCGTTGTAGAACACAATCTGGATTGCGAACACCCCGAGAACAGCCAATTCCCAAGCGATCCATCGCACGCTGAGGCGCCGTGGCAAGAAGGGCGTCGCCCAGGCGGCCAGGGCGGGTATGAGGGCGGCCGGCACTATCCAATAAGTTCGGAGGCCACCCAACAGAATTCCGAAGCGCGCCGTCCAACCGACGGGATTCGAGTACAGATCTTGACTCAACTTGCCGGTCGCCAGCAACACCGCCCCGGTAACAAACCCCGCGTAGGCGGCCACCAGTCCCGACAGGCAGACCGACAACGCGGTCAGGCGGCCCTGGCGCCACTCCCACCATCCGAGCGCAAGCCCGGGCACCGCCAGCCAGAACATGTTCTCTTTGCAGCCAATGGCCAACAGGCTCCCCAGCGAGAACAGCAGCCACCCTATGCGCCGGCGTCGCAGGTTATTCTCGCGGCCCCCCTGCCACGCCCAATAAATGCCCAGAATCGCCACAACGGCGCCTGGAGCGGAGAAAGTCTCACCGGGGCCCAGACATGCGAAGATGCGCGCCCAATAGGGCCGGGTCGCCAGCACCAGCGCGAACAGACTCCCCAAGACCGGGCCCGCAGCCTGCGCCAGCAAATACCACCCGCAAGCAACCATTACGCCAAAGGCCAGGATGCGCGCTCCATACCAGGCGGTCAGAGAGTCGCCGAACAGCCAGATCTCCAGGGCTTGTACCAAGGCATAGCTCGGCCGGTAGCGCAGACCGGTCCCAGGCAGGTTCAGTTCCTCGAATTTGCTGGTCTGCGCTAGCGCACTGCCGAGGGAAGCCCGATGCGCAGGTCCCAGGACCTGAAGAATGCCGTGATCGTCCCAGGGGCCCCATTGCGCGCGCATGTTCGGTCTGAAGAGGACCACCGCCAAGGCCACCGAACAGAGAAGGATCACGGCTGGTCCGACCCGTCCGGCGAAAAGCTTCGGCCTCATAGCACCCGGCTCAGTGGGCCCGCAACCGCAATGCAACGCGCCTTCCGAAGGGGTTTCCGGCAAATTGCCGCATTCAATTGACGCTTAGGTACGATATCGACCAGGGTCCACGAAACCAAAACCACGAAATCGAGACTACCACATCGCCAATTCAGCGGGATACTTCCCGGCGGCTTTCCACCCATTCCTGAGCCAGCGGCCGAAGCACGGCGTGAGATCGTGCTCCGCGGCCGCCCTCATCGTGGAAGCGCTGAGGCGGAGGCTGGCGGCGGCAGAGAATGCCGGAAGCTCGCACGCGGCTGTTTGCCCCGGTTAGGATAGAGAACTGTGCTGAATTTATTCCTGTGTTACGCCCCTCGGGAACGGGCAGTCGCGCAGACGCTGGCGCGGAGGCTGGAGGGCGGAGCGGAGTGCCGCATCACCCTGGAAGAGCTGGGACCAGGCATAGGGCCGACCGTTGCAGAAGCCTGGGACGGTGGCCTGGGCAATGACGTGATTGTCCTGCTGCTTTCAAAGGAATCGGTCCCGGAGAAAGCCTCCCGAACCGAGTGGGCATCGCTGCTGGCGCATGTCGAAGCTAATGAGGATCCGCCGGTGGCGTGTGTCCTGGTGGAGGATTGCGCACATCCCGCCATCCTGGAACGCCGGCGCTTCTTTCGCTGGAGCGACACGCCACTAGAGATGATGCGGGCCCTGGAACGCCTGGTGGTCGGCCTGCATCCACGAGACGCCGCGACGCCGTTCTCCCTGGCCCCCCTGCCGGCCTTCCGCGACAGAGACGCCGAGTTGGCCCGATTGTGGGAGTCCCTGGTAGACCGGTGCGGGACTGCCGTGATCGGCGGCGGAGCGCCGGGCAGCGGGAAGACTTGGCTGGCCCAGGAGTTCGCCAGGCAGGCTGGACCGCACTTCCGCGATGTCTTGTGGATCCCCTGCGGCGACCGGCCACTCTCGATGATCGCCGGTGATGTGGCCTGGCAACTGGGCATCCCGGCGGAAGGGACGGCGGAGACGCTGCTGGCGTCCGTGGCCGGGACGGTGAGTTCCCACCGGGTGCTGATGGTGCTCGATGACGTGCGGGGCATGGCACCGTTCACGGCTCCGGCCGATGGGCTTGGCTCCGTACTGATCACCACCAGATGCGGCGAGCAGTGCGTGGTGGAGTTACCTGCCTCCTGGGCGGAGAAGACGGTGCCCCGCCTGGACGAGTCCGCTGAGCAACTATGGCGCGCGATTTCGCTCTGCCGCCCGGACGGCTTTGCCCTTGAATTGGTGGCGCGCGTGGCGCAACTGCCGGGTGGCGCGGCGCTGGAGGCGGCGGAGCAGTTGGCGGAGTACGGCCTGCTGGACGCCGTGGACTCCGGCCGGACGGTGTTCCGGGTGGCCGGTGGAGTTTCGAATCCCGCGGCAGAGGTGCTGCGTTGGCGGCACACCGAGGCTCTCAACGAGTTCTTCCTGGAGTGGCGGGATCAACCGCTGCGCGTTCGCAAGATGATCGCGGAACTGGACGCGGCGCTCAACTGGGCTGTTCACCACGACTGGACGCTCGCCGTGCAGCTCACCCGGCGCGCTTTCCTGTTCCTGTCGTCGGAGCGGCGGCGGATGGAATCGGCGTTGCTCATGAACCGGCTGCTGGAGCAGGCACGGACGCTGGGCGATCAGCAGGTGGTGAAGGACTGCGAGTGGGAACTCTCTTGGTTCCAGGATGGCCGGGGCGACATCTACCGGCCGGCCGAGAGCGGCGAGCAGATGTCGCTGTTCTGAACTGGACACCTAAACCACAGATTCGATGGATGTTGGCACGGGCTGTCGCTGCGAGAACCAGAAGGACTGCGGTGTGGAACCGTGGCGCTGGTAGTGTTCCAGCCGCTCGCGGCCTTCCGCCATGGTGGGCGTGTGCCCAGCCGGAACCCACCAGAGGCAGTAGTGGGGTAGCTGCATCTTCTCGAACCAACGGGCGCGGTCGCGAAAGACGTCGACGTGTTTCGAGGCATAGGTGAAGTCCTTCAGCGCGTCGATTGAAGTCCAGACGGACATGTTGACGATGACGAAGGGGTCGTCGGAGTAAGGGATGTCGGTGGCATTGCCGGAGTCGGCCTTGAGGCGCCAGACGAAGCCGGGCGAAGATTCGGCGAGGATGTTAATTTCGTCCAGTTGGCGGACGAAATCGGCGATTAGGGGGTGATCGATGGGGGCGACCAGACGGGCGATGTTGATCTGCGCGAGGTGGAAGTCCATCCAGACATTATCCAGTACCTATATGGCCAGGATCGGCGCCCCCTGAGACAATTTACCGTTTGGCTACCGTCCTGCTATACTAGTTTGGTCTGACTGCGCCTGCCCGGTGAACGTGTGCGCCTGGTTTGAATAGGCTTGGCCTGTGCCGGATTGACACGCTTCCAGTGGGATCCGTAGACTAAAGTTTGTAGTTCGTGAACGGAGATCGTCTGTCTATGAAGACCGAATTTCCGTCCAAGAGCGAGATTATGCGCTGCTGGTTCGTGCTCGATGCCAGCGAGGCAGCTCTGGGACGGGTCGCCAGCAAGGCCGCCAAAATCCTGATGGGGAAGCATAAGCCGACTTATGTTCCATTCATGGACACGGGCGACCACGTCATCGTAATTAACGCCGACAAGGCTGTCCTGACCGGCAACAAGGAAACCCAAAAGCTCTATCGCCGGCACTCGGGCTATCCGGGTGGCCTGACGGAGACCCGCGCCGACAAAGTACGCGCCACCCGGCCTATCCGGCTGGTGGAAGATGCCATCAAGGGCATGCTGCCGAAGACGAAGATGGGCAAGCAGATGTACCGCAAGCTCAAGGTCTACGCAGGCGATAAGCACCCCCACGAAGCCCAGCAGCCCACCGCGCTTGCCACCGGCAAGTAGGGTCAACCGACGGAGAACAGATTAGAATGGCATTGCTTCAGTATCTTGGAACCGGCCGGCGGAAACGCGCCGTGGCCCGCGTCTTCCTGCGTCCCGGCACGGGCAAAATGACCGTGAACGGCAAGCCTCTGGACGAGTACTTCACCACCTACACCAGCCGTTCGCTGGTTCGCCAACCGATGGCGACCACCGAAACCGCCGACAAGTTCGACGTTCTGGTGAACGCGACCGGCGGCGGCGTGATCGGACAGGCCGGCGCGGTCCGCCTGGGCATCGCGCGCGCTTTGATCGAGTTCAATCTCGAACTGCGCGGCAAGCTCAAGGGTGCTGGTTACCTCACTCGCGATGCGCGCGAGCACGAGCGTGGCAAGTATGGCCTGAAGGGCGCCCGGGCCCGCTTCCAGTTCTCCAAGCGCTAGTTCGCTCGTCTTTGGGCGGCTGCGTTCGGACTGCTGTACGAATTTCTGTCATCTGGCCAGCCGCTCCTCCACCGGCAAATTTCGCTTTGGGCGCCGGTGGGTAAGGAGCGGCTGGTCTTGCGTCAACCCCCCGGAAACCCGACCGGATAGCATGGTTCATTTCGGATGAACCTATGAAGGAGCAACTTTGCCCTCAATTTCAATGAAAGAATTGCTCGAAGCGGGCGTTCACTTCGGGCACCAGACCAAGCGCTGGAATCCGAAGATGAAGGAATATATCTTCGGCGAACGCAACGGGATCTACATCATCGACCTCCAGAAGACCTTGAAGCTGTTCAAGGACGCGATGCGCTTTGTCGGCGAGCAGGCGGCCATGGGAAAGACGATCCTCTTCGTCGGCACCAAGCGCCAGGCGCAGGAAGCCATTCTGGAAGAGGCCACGCGCTGTGGCATGTACTACGTGAACAACCGCTGGCTGGGTGGCCTGCTGACGAACTTCGTCACGGTCAAGCAGTCGATCAAGCGGCTGAAGGAACTCGAAGCGATTCTCGACGAAGGCAGCGGAGAGCGGCGCACCAAGAAGGAACTCATCCAGATGGAGCGCGAGCGCAAGAACCTGATGTCGAACCTCGCCGGCATCAAGGACATGGACGGCCTGCCGGACATGCTCTTCGTCATCGACTCGAACAAAGAAGATATCGCCGTCAAGGAAGCTCGCAAGCTCGGCATCCCGGTGGTCGCTGTCGTGGATACAAATTGCGATCCCGACATGGTGGATCACCCGATTCCCGGCAACGACGACGCGCTGCGCGCTATCCGCCTGTTCGCGAACAAGATCGCCGACGCCATGGTGGAAGGCCGCTCGCTGGCCAGCGAGCAGGACTTCACGCCGAAGGAAATCGAAACCGAGGACGGCCCGGTGGAAGACATGTCGCAGTTCGCGCACTATGTCGATCCGAGGCTGAACGAGGACGTGCTCACGGAAGGCATCTCAGACCTCGACCTGCCCAGCACGTCGCTGCCGAAGAAGTCGGCCGAGCCCGCCGTCGAAGTCGCGACGGAAACCCCGGCCAGCAACTAACCCATTCATTCCGGACGCGGCCCACCTTATCCGGGCCGCGTCCCAATCATCCGTCCCCAGCCTGAACTGATTCGAAAGATATATCCCCATGGCAGAAATCACTGCGCAACTAGTCAAACAGCTCCGCGAAATGACCGGCGCGGGCATGATGGAATGCAAGAAGGCCCTGGTCGAAGCCAACGGCGACTTCAACGAGGCACAGGTGATCCTACGCAAGCGTGGTCTGGCCACCGCCGCCAAGAAGGCTTCGCGCAGCGCGAAGGAAGGCCTGATCGGTCTCCACATCAGCCCGGATGTCAATCTCGGACTGTTGGTGGAAGTGAACTGCGAAACCGACTTCGTCGCCAAGACTGACGACTTCAAGAGCCTGGTGGATGAGGTCAAGCAGATCATCCTCACCCACAAACCAGTGGATGCCGCCGCGCTGAAGGCGCTGCCTTCCATCTCCAGCCCAACCCTGAGTGTGGAAGCGCTGTTGAAGGAAAAGATCGCCAAGGTCGGCGAGAACATGAACGTGCCGCGCTTTGTCCTGCACCCGGCGGCGGGCGCACTGGGCAGCTACACGCATCCCGGCTCGAAGCTGGTGGTGCTGGTGGATGTCACAGCCAAGAATGCGGCGACGCTCGACCGGCCCGAGTTCAAGGAACTGATTCAGGACATCGCCATGCAAGTGGCGGCAGCCGATCCGAAGTTCCTGCGGCGGGAAGAGGTAACGGCAGAGTACATCGAGAAGGAAAAGGAAATCCAACGGTCGCGCGCGCTGGCCGAGGGCAAGCCCGAGAAGATCGTCGACAAGGTGGTGGAAGGCCGCATGTCGAAGTTCTACGAGGAAGTCTGCCTGCTCGATCAGCCGTTCATCAAGGAGAATTCCGTCACCATCTCCCAGTTGCTGGCCGACAAAGGGAAGCAACTCGGCGATGAGATCGGCGTCGCTGCCTATGTCCGCTTCAAAGTGGGCGAGACGGCCGCGGCTGAAGAGCCTGCGGCCGAGTAGCGGCAGCCGACATCGAGGAGCAAACGAAGATGGCGCCCCGGTATAAGCGAATCCTGCTGAAATTGAGCGGAGAGGTGCTGGCCGGCGGCGCCAGCTTTGGCATAGACGCCGAACGTGTGCGGGCGCTGGCCAGCGAGGTTGCGGAGGTGGCAAGCACCGGCGTGCAGCTCGGCATCGTGCTGGGCGGCGGCAACTTCTTTCGCGGCGTCGCCGCTGCCGCCAGGCAGATGGATCGAGTGACGGCCGACTCCATGGGCATGCTGGCCACCGTCATCAACTGCCTGGCCATGCAGGACGCCCTGGAGAAACAGGGCGTGCCCACGCGGGTCATGACCGCCATCCAGATGCCTCAGGTGGCCGAGCCCTACATCCGGCGGCGCGCCATTCGCCACATGGAGAAGGGCCGTATCGTCGTTTTTGGCGGCGGCACTTCCAATCCCTTCTTCTCCACCGACTCAGCCGGCTCGCTGCGAGCGCTGGAGATTGGTGCGGAGATTCTAGCCAAAGCGACGGGCGTGGACGGTGTCTATGACAAGGACCCGCGCAAGCATGCCGATGCCGTCAAGTACGACCACGTCACCTATAGCGAAATGCTGGCGAAGAACCTGGCGGTGATGGATGCCTCGGCTGTGGCGATGTGCCGGGACAACAACATGCCGATTGTGGTCTTCAACCTCACCACGCATGGCAATATAATGCGAATGTCGATGGGAGAGCCCGTCGGCACGATTATTGGGAACGCTCTATGAAACCTGGACAACAAACCTCAGCTCCGTCTGGCCAGTTCCAGAACGTGAAAGAAGTGGAAGCTTCCGCCAAGGCGAAGATGGAAAAAGTCATCGCCGGCCTGCAACACGAGATGACGAGCATGCGCACCGGGCGAGCCTCGGTGAACCTGTTCGACGGCATCACGGTGGAAGCCTATGGCTCGCAAATGCCAATCAACCACGTGGCAACGCTGCACGTGCCCGAGCCCACTCTCATCACAATCCAACCGTATGACGTTTCTCAGATGGGCCTCATCGAAAAGGCCATCCGAAGCTCGGACCTCGGGCTCAACCCGTCGAACGACGGCAAACAGATCCGTGTGCCAATTCCGACACTGACCGAAGAACGGCGCAAGGACATGGTGAAACACCTCCACCATGTCGCCGAAGAGCACCGCGTCAAGCTGCGTAACATCCGCCGCGACTCGAACGAAGCCATCAAGAAGCTGGTGAAGGACAAGCTCATCAGCGAAGACGAAGACCGCCGCGGCCATGAAGAGACTCAGAAGCTGACCGACGCCTATATCGTCAAGATCGATCAACTGTCCAAGGGGAAAGAAAAAGACATCATGGAAGTCAAGTAGCGGCCAATCGGGCGCTACCGTCGGGCGGTGATCACCGCCTCTCCGCACCAGTTCTTCAGGGGCGGACAGACGGCGATCACCGCCCGATCTGTTTTTTCCAGCACGGTTACGGCGGACCGGGCCCACCGCCGCTCAAACTTGCCACGGAGAAGCCGCTTGGCCATGGCCAGCAGATTCAAATGCTGCACCCGGATCTCTCCGAAGTGCGACTCCAGCAGCTTCAGTTCCTTGCCCGAGAGGATGATATCTTCTCCCTGTTCTTCGAGTTCGCCCTCGACGCGGGCACGCCATTGCCGGGCCTCCTGGAGCAGGGGATTTCCACCCCAGGTTTCGCACAGCACCAAACGGGCACCGGGGCGCATCACTCGAGCCAGTTCCTCCATGGCGCCGGGATACTTCAGGGTGTGATGGAGCGAAGCACAGGCAAAGACAAGATCGAAAGCGCAATCAGCGAACATATCGAGCCGCGAAGCATCGGCGGCGACGCCCTTGACTCGTTTCGCCACCCCGCTCGCCTTGGCACGCCGCAGTCCGAGTTCGACGGCCAGCGGAGAAAGATCGAGCAGGGTGACCTCGGCGCTTTCCGTTGCCATCCAGACACCGAAATCGGCCGGCCCGCAGCCGTAGTCCAATACGCGCTTACCGGGCAGAGGCTCGGTGAGCAGGGCCTGCATGGACGCCAGGTAGAGCCGCCGCCGTTCGAAGAAAGGATGGGCCGGATTCTCACAGTTCCCGGTCAGGATAGAGCGGTCGATGCGCAAGGCATGATCGGGCAGTTCCAGAAACTGGCGGTATTGTCCGTCGTAAAACTCGCGCTCCTGGGCCGCTGTGATCACTGCCGCACCGCCGGACCGTAGAGGGGCCGTCCGCCGAGTTGCCCTGTCATCTTTCCCTGTCTTAGCGCCGCCACACCGTTCACCCAGACCGAGTCTACGCCAACCGAGTACTGGTGTGGATGCACGTAGTCGGATTTGTCAGACACCAGAGCAGGATCGAAGAGGACGAGATCGGCCTTCATGCCTGGGCGAATCAGACCACGATCCTGTAGGCCGAAGCGCTGGGCGGGCAGCCCGCTCATGCGGCGGACGGCATCTTCGAGCGTTAAAACCTTTCTTTCCCTCACATAGCGACCCAGGACGCGGGCGAACGTACCGTAGTTGCGGGGATGGGGCATCTCCTGGCCGAAGGCGGGAATGCCGCCGTCGGAGACGATCATGGTGAACGGATAGCGGAGGATGCGTTCAATGTCATCTTCGCTGATGGCATGGTAGATCGCCGAACAGCCCCCTTTTCGCTGGAGGTCAATGGCGATCTCCGCCGCCGTGTCCGGATTCACGGCACGGCCCCGGTCGCGGGCGA is a genomic window containing:
- a CDS encoding pyridoxal phosphate-dependent aminotransferase — its product is MRLSSYGQASTTPAPVSRMMAEFSHDFRDGIDINLGIGYVNEQTIPVADLREAMEAVAADGTRYRQAFNYGSPAGSANLIASLRNFLAGHRVGGLTESSLAGKRLAIGACGATSILDALGDVLPQGIVITSDPMYYIYAEAMERRGFEVVTVPEDTEGPSLELLREKLNGLGPKADRISFFYFVTVNNPSCTLLSNRRRRALLEVAEEVSRAQNRRIPIIYDLAYELLLHDPAVEPFESVLPRDTSGIAFEIGTLSKILAPALRIGYILGPDGPLMNALVQKTSDTGFSAPLFVQEMASYLLDHKIDEQLRSVNAGYREKALAVRVGIEQHLGGQIEECRGGSAGFYFYLTLREVETHPKSAFFQYLTRTTGDPEVDQLAGSKRPRVLYIPGEYCVHPGGELATKGRRQLRLSYGFEHAPRIVEALSLMREAAEYALRAGEDGSFVAAGQPARERR
- a CDS encoding TIR domain-containing protein; protein product: MLNLFLCYAPRERAVAQTLARRLEGGAECRITLEELGPGIGPTVAEAWDGGLGNDVIVLLLSKESVPEKASRTEWASLLAHVEANEDPPVACVLVEDCAHPAILERRRFFRWSDTPLEMMRALERLVVGLHPRDAATPFSLAPLPAFRDRDAELARLWESLVDRCGTAVIGGGAPGSGKTWLAQEFARQAGPHFRDVLWIPCGDRPLSMIAGDVAWQLGIPAEGTAETLLASVAGTVSSHRVLMVLDDVRGMAPFTAPADGLGSVLITTRCGEQCVVELPASWAEKTVPRLDESAEQLWRAISLCRPDGFALELVARVAQLPGGAALEAAEQLAEYGLLDAVDSGRTVFRVAGGVSNPAAEVLRWRHTEALNEFFLEWRDQPLRVRKMIAELDAALNWAVHHDWTLAVQLTRRAFLFLSSERRRMESALLMNRLLEQARTLGDQQVVKDCEWELSWFQDGRGDIYRPAESGEQMSLF
- a CDS encoding DUF3291 domain-containing protein, with the translated sequence MDFHLAQINIARLVAPIDHPLIADFVRQLDEINILAESSPGFVWRLKADSGNATDIPYSDDPFVIVNMSVWTSIDALKDFTYASKHVDVFRDRARWFEKMQLPHYCLWWVPAGHTPTMAEGRERLEHYQRHGSTPQSFWFSQRQPVPTSIESVV
- the rplM gene encoding 50S ribosomal protein L13, which encodes MKTEFPSKSEIMRCWFVLDASEAALGRVASKAAKILMGKHKPTYVPFMDTGDHVIVINADKAVLTGNKETQKLYRRHSGYPGGLTETRADKVRATRPIRLVEDAIKGMLPKTKMGKQMYRKLKVYAGDKHPHEAQQPTALATGK
- the rpsI gene encoding 30S ribosomal protein S9, whose amino-acid sequence is MALLQYLGTGRRKRAVARVFLRPGTGKMTVNGKPLDEYFTTYTSRSLVRQPMATTETADKFDVLVNATGGGVIGQAGAVRLGIARALIEFNLELRGKLKGAGYLTRDAREHERGKYGLKGARARFQFSKR
- the rpsB gene encoding 30S ribosomal protein S2, translating into MKELLEAGVHFGHQTKRWNPKMKEYIFGERNGIYIIDLQKTLKLFKDAMRFVGEQAAMGKTILFVGTKRQAQEAILEEATRCGMYYVNNRWLGGLLTNFVTVKQSIKRLKELEAILDEGSGERRTKKELIQMERERKNLMSNLAGIKDMDGLPDMLFVIDSNKEDIAVKEARKLGIPVVAVVDTNCDPDMVDHPIPGNDDALRAIRLFANKIADAMVEGRSLASEQDFTPKEIETEDGPVEDMSQFAHYVDPRLNEDVLTEGISDLDLPSTSLPKKSAEPAVEVATETPASN
- the tsf gene encoding translation elongation factor Ts, encoding MAEITAQLVKQLREMTGAGMMECKKALVEANGDFNEAQVILRKRGLATAAKKASRSAKEGLIGLHISPDVNLGLLVEVNCETDFVAKTDDFKSLVDEVKQIILTHKPVDAAALKALPSISSPTLSVEALLKEKIAKVGENMNVPRFVLHPAAGALGSYTHPGSKLVVLVDVTAKNAATLDRPEFKELIQDIAMQVAAADPKFLRREEVTAEYIEKEKEIQRSRALAEGKPEKIVDKVVEGRMSKFYEEVCLLDQPFIKENSVTISQLLADKGKQLGDEIGVAAYVRFKVGETAAAEEPAAE
- the pyrH gene encoding UMP kinase, giving the protein MAPRYKRILLKLSGEVLAGGASFGIDAERVRALASEVAEVASTGVQLGIVLGGGNFFRGVAAAARQMDRVTADSMGMLATVINCLAMQDALEKQGVPTRVMTAIQMPQVAEPYIRRRAIRHMEKGRIVVFGGGTSNPFFSTDSAGSLRALEIGAEILAKATGVDGVYDKDPRKHADAVKYDHVTYSEMLAKNLAVMDASAVAMCRDNNMPIVVFNLTTHGNIMRMSMGEPVGTIIGNAL
- the frr gene encoding ribosome recycling factor, with the translated sequence MKPGQQTSAPSGQFQNVKEVEASAKAKMEKVIAGLQHEMTSMRTGRASVNLFDGITVEAYGSQMPINHVATLHVPEPTLITIQPYDVSQMGLIEKAIRSSDLGLNPSNDGKQIRVPIPTLTEERRKDMVKHLHHVAEEHRVKLRNIRRDSNEAIKKLVKDKLISEDEDRRGHEETQKLTDAYIVKIDQLSKGKEKDIMEVK
- a CDS encoding class I SAM-dependent methyltransferase, with amino-acid sequence MITAAQEREFYDGQYRQFLELPDHALRIDRSILTGNCENPAHPFFERRRLYLASMQALLTEPLPGKRVLDYGCGPADFGVWMATESAEVTLLDLSPLAVELGLRRAKASGVAKRVKGVAADASRLDMFADCAFDLVFACASLHHTLKYPGAMEELARVMRPGARLVLCETWGGNPLLQEARQWRARVEGELEEQGEDIILSGKELKLLESHFGEIRVQHLNLLAMAKRLLRGKFERRWARSAVTVLEKTDRAVIAVCPPLKNWCGEAVITARR